One Podarcis raffonei isolate rPodRaf1 chromosome 18, rPodRaf1.pri, whole genome shotgun sequence genomic window carries:
- the ATP5F1D gene encoding ATP synthase subunit delta, mitochondrial — MLPLGRFLARRAWALGSRAHARHYAEAAPAGQAQMAFTFASPSQVYYNAANVKQVDVPTLSGTFGILAAHVPTLQVLKPGVVTVFAEDGSSTKYFISSGSITVNADSSVQLLAEEVAMLDQLDAATAKSNLEKALSQLASASDEAAKAEAQISVEANEAIVKALE; from the exons ATGCTCCCTCTCGGCCGCTTCCTCGCCCGCCGCGCCTGGGCCCTGGGCTCCCGGGCCCACGCCAGGCACTATGCCGAGGCTGCCCCTGCCGGGCAGGCCCAGATGGCCTTCACCTTCGCTTCGCCCTCCCAG GTTTACTACAATGCGGCCAACGTGAAGCAAGTCGACGTCCCCACGCTGAGCGGAACCTTCGGCATTTTGGCCGCCCACGTCCCCACCTTGCAAGTCCTGAAGCCTGGAGTTGTGACGGTCTTTGCCGAGGACGGCTCTTCCACAAAATACTTCA TTAGTAGCGGTTCTATCACGGTGAACGCAGACTCTTCGGTCCAGCTGCTAGCTGAGGAAGTGGCGATGTTGGATCAGCTCGACGCTGCG ACAGCCAAGTCGAACCTGGAGAAGGCCCTGTCACAGCTGGCGTCCGCCTCCGACGAAGCGGCAAAGGCAGAAGCGCAGATCAGCGTGGAAGCCAACGAGGCAATCGTGAAAGCTTTGGAGTGA
- the FAM174C gene encoding protein FAM174C isoform X2 codes for MAAAARLVWVAAAALLTLTAAGNKTSPAGDTAATEAAPTAAATSGSSSSSSSSSSGLLGLHMPALHRALYVIAGVAGIGLLYYLGGRALRTRKPPRKKYGLLSNSEDPMEMASLESDEDTLFETRNLRR; via the exons atggcggcggcggcgaggctcgtttgggtggcggcggcggcgctcctGACTCTCACGGCGGCGGGGAACAAGACCTCTCCGGCCGGGGACACCGCGGCTACGGAAGCAGCGCCGACGGCGGCGGCGACATCcgggtcctcttcctcctcttcctcgtcgTCTTCTGGGCTGCTGGGCCTGCATATGCCGGCGCTTCACCGGGCGCTCTACGTCATCGCCGGCGTGGCCGGCATCGGCCTCCTCTACTACCTCGGGGGCCGAGCGCTGcg GACGAGGAAACCGCCGCGGAAAAAGTACGGGCTCCTTTCCAACTCGGAAGACCCCATGGAGATGGCCTCCCTCGAGAGCGACGAAGATACCCTGTTTGAAACTAGAAATCTGAGACG GTGA
- the FAM174C gene encoding protein FAM174C isoform X1: protein MAAAARLVWVAAAALLTLTAAGNKTSPAGDTAATEAAPTAAATSGSSSSSSSSSSGLLGLHMPALHRALYVIAGVAGIGLLYYLGGRALRTRKPPRKKYGLLSNSEDPMEMASLESDEDTLFETRNLRRKLP, encoded by the exons atggcggcggcggcgaggctcgtttgggtggcggcggcggcgctcctGACTCTCACGGCGGCGGGGAACAAGACCTCTCCGGCCGGGGACACCGCGGCTACGGAAGCAGCGCCGACGGCGGCGGCGACATCcgggtcctcttcctcctcttcctcgtcgTCTTCTGGGCTGCTGGGCCTGCATATGCCGGCGCTTCACCGGGCGCTCTACGTCATCGCCGGCGTGGCCGGCATCGGCCTCCTCTACTACCTCGGGGGCCGAGCGCTGcg GACGAGGAAACCGCCGCGGAAAAAGTACGGGCTCCTTTCCAACTCGGAAGACCCCATGGAGATGGCCTCCCTCGAGAGCGACGAAGATACCCTGTTTGAAACTAGAAATCTGAGACG taagctgccttga